CAATTTCCCTCTCAAAAAAAGAGTGCCTTTGTACTTATTCTACTCTAGCTTTGACATCAACATGGGATTTGTTTAATGTTCAGCTATATTGCCTCTAGATCAACTCTCCTGATGATAAGTATATTGGCACCTCTTTGGTGAATAGGCACTCGATATATCCATGCTAGTTCTTCTAAATAAAGTAGAATATTATGATGATTAAAGTTATTGATAAAGAGAATGTGGGACTTTCATAAGGAGGAGAAATCCTAGAGaacttgtgtgtgtgtgtttttcctCTGCATCCTGAGAGTAATATAATTTCACAGGTTTCTAATTTCCAAATGATCCTCATGCATGTATCTCATCAGTTTACTCTTTCACACTTGTTGTATTTTTTTGGTTCATTAACTTATTGCTGCTTTTGCCAGGAGATAAACCCACGAATTGACAGGGCTGTTCATGAGAATAGAAATTTTACTGAAGAAATATTGAGTGCGAGATCATATGCCAGACAATTAGCCGAGCAAATGACCCTTGCCAAAGCTTATGTTATTATTGCAAAAGAACATAATAATCTCCACCTTGCGTGGGAACTCAGTACAAAAATACGAAGTTGCCAATTGTTGCTCTCCAAGGCTGCAAAGAGAGAGGATCCTATAACTCCAGAAGAAGCTGAACCGATTATTAAAAGTTTGTCGTCCCTTATTTTTAAGGCACAAGACGCCCACTATGATGTTGCAACCACAATAATGACACTGAAATCCCACATTCAAGCACTTGAAGAGCGTGCTAATGCAGCTACTGTTCAGAGCACCGTGTTTGGAGAATTGGCGGCCGAATCAATACCCAAGAACCTTCAGTGCATTGATATCAAACTCACATTCAACTGGCTTCAGGACAAGTCGATAGAGGAGCTTGCAAATGAGAGGAGGAACTCTCCTCGGCTAGTGGACAATAACCTTTACCATTTCTGTATATTCTCCGATAACCTTCTGGCTGTTTCAGTTGTTGTCAATTCCACCATTTCAAATGCTGAACACCCGAAGCAGCTTGTGTTCCATATTGTCACGAATGGGGTAAAGTACGGGGCAATGCAGGCTTGGTTCCTTGGTAATGATTTTAAAGGTGCTGCCATAGAAGTCCAAGCTATCGAAGATTTCACTTGGCTGAATGCGTCGTACTCGCCTGTTGTAAAACAACTACTTGATGCAGACCAGCGGAAATACTTCTTTGAGAGTTTGCCAGACGTCAGCGCTGAACACAAGTTCCGTAACCCAAAGTACCTCTCGCTGTTGAACCATCTCCGTTTCTACATCCCAGAGATTTATCCTCAGCTGGAGAAGGTAGTCTTTCTCGACGATGATGTTGTCGTTCAGAAGGATCTGACGCCTCTCTTCTCACTGGACTTGCACGGGAATGTGAATGGTGCTGTGGAGACATGCCTGGAAGCCTTCCACCGATACTACAGATATCTCAATTTCTCGAATCCACTGATCAGCGCCAAATTCGATCCTCAGGCCTGTGGATGGGCGTTTGGCATGAATGTTTTCGACCTGGTTGGTTGGAGAAAAGAGAATGTGACAGCAAAATACCATTACTGGCAGGAGAGGAACATCGATAGGTCACTTTGGAAGCTCGGCACTCTCCCTCCGGGGCTGCTGGCTTTATATGGATTGACCGAGCCACTTGACCGGAGATGGCACGTGTTGGGGCTGGGCTACGACATGAATATTGATAACCGGTTAATAGAGACTGCAGCCGTCGTTCACTTCAACGGGAACATGAAGCCCTGGCTGAAGCTGAGTATAGGCAGGTATAAGACTCTGTGGGAACAGTATTCGAATCAGAGCCACCAATATCTGCAGGAATGTGTCACAAGTTGATAATCATCAAGCTTTGAGTATTGCaggtatttaatttaattactttgaAATGTTCAGAAAATCGATTGCTTAACCCCACCGAAATAGAAAATTTTGACATTTATGAGGAAACTTTTTTCTTCTTACTCATATGAAGCTACTATATATGGAACATTTTGTCATCATACAATAGAAAGGAAACTGGTAACATTAGTAGTCAGATTTTCACTTTTGGCAGTCCAGCTTCTGCAAATTGTATTATCATGGTCGCCATTACAACCTTTAagcttatactccctccgttccatgttaatagagtcatttttctattttagaaagttctaagttaattgagtcatttctattttttggcaaaaaaataattcttcattttactttaatctctcttaatttttccaccatccatttaatgcactattcttaaactccgtgtcgaaaagaagtgtctctattaacaaggaatggagggagtatgaagtTCTTGATTTCCTATTTTGTGATATAATCATATACTCCTACTAACTCTGTCTACAAATATTTTTTCTGTTCAGCTTTTactatatatactctctccCTCCCATTCGAAGTGGAGTATTTGTattcattaattatatattgCGCTTGTCATTCTCGAGTTGCATTAAGATTGCTTCATGTTACCTCCCAGTCAGCcccatttttgaaaattttaaatccAACTccatgaaattataattttacttcTCATTAAAGTGAAAACATTCTCTCTCTATATTCGTTCAATTTAGCTGGCAAATCGTTTCTATCCTATAAATCTACCTCTAGACATTATGTTCAATTCATCTCCACAACCCCCACAACTTGCAGAAGAAAATTAACACAAATGAGGTGTACGTCCGCACAGTGGGGACATATTTCCCATATTACGTATCACTTTTGTTTCACTACAATATAATTGAAACTTTTGTTTAAGGTAGTTAAAGAATAATGATCACTTTTCTTcaataattgataattttagGACAGATGCATTATGCACAGTGCGGGAAGAAAGCTACAACATTGTACAAAGGTTCCACCTTATAGATGTATAGATGATCAATGAAAGAATCatcaaaaaaaatgaaaaaattggcCTTCTTTCCAATGAAAACTTGCAAATCAACAAACGGGAGATTCGTTGTTTTTCTGTAAGTTGGATCGCTCGGCATCTAAAACACCCTGTGCAAAAGAAGCAGTTCAGTAACCAGCTGGATGATAAATCTACCTAACAACAAATGGTGTTAAACAAACCTTGATTATCATTATGGCAGCATCCTTGTGTAGAACCTCGTTGTACTCGGTGCAACCTAGATGCTGGTACACGACAGAAAAGCCAATGTATATTTACACTGGAACAAAAACGACTACACGAGTTTATTATAGTTAAGAAAGAAAGCTGTGGTCCAACACGGACCTGCACGCAGTTTGGACAGCCGCCATCGGCTGAGCAGTGACACGACGAAAGCAGTTCTAAAGCAGCAGTCATCATATCCAGAAAATGAGGCTGAAGCTGAAATATGTAGAATGGTCATCAGTTGGCATATTCTGGAATGTTACCtcttataattataaaatatccTGGGATCTTTTGTTCGAGAACTTGCATAATTCAAAGATCGAATCACTCAGTTGACAAGAAAAGAGAGGTTTTTTCAGCTATCTGATTCCAATCTATGGAGCGGAATGTACTGTATAAATGTCTTCAACGGTGTACCTTCCTTGAAATGCCTGTCCCTCCAGGATGAGGATCGTAAAGTAGAACCCTTTCAGGAACATAGCGACTATCGTGAGGATTTGCACACTCAGACGCTATGTCAGATTGGTTACATATGACAAATCTGCCAACAAACTTAATCATGAGAATGACAAACATAACCAATTGCAATATAAGGGCGGAACAGAAAACATTTTAAAGTTGATGATCTAGGTTTACTAACTGAAGAGTGAAGTCAAAGAAGCATATTATCACAATTCACATGGTGGATTACAAAGAACTCACAGAGGAACTACATTAATAAGAGCATGCCCAGCAGCATGTAATCCGCCATCAAGTGAGTAATGTGAAGCCTCAACTGCTGTCTTTACTGATTGTGGAACTCGAATCCAAACAGCCTAGTATCGAATAAAGTAAGAATTATAAGAATAACAAAGATTTGAAATATGGAGGTAGTAACTATCAAAAACTGACATTGCGCACACACAAGTAAATAGGTGATAGATATCTACAGAAGAAAAGCCTCCAAGTCATGTACCTGCGATTCATAGGTGTAGTCCGGAAGAGAGAGTTCCACAGTATCGATAACCTGATTGCTTCTTCGGCATATGCGGCGAAACCCAAACCAAGTAGTTGTTACTTTGCAAATATGTGCCTGAGCAGTTGTTTTGGCAAACTGACCATTAGCAAATCGAGCTGGATAGGCCTATAAAGTGACATATGAACAATTAATTAGGAAACTGCACAAAAATGATGTTCAGATTGCACAAGACAAGTGATAAAGTGACATGCTTCCAATGACACAAGTCTTAATGACAACTCTTAAATGATAGGAACAATCACGAAGAAATATCACTCGACTGAATTAGGAAAATCTGCAGACAAAAAGTTGTCTTCTAACAATGAAGGGATCGGAGTTTTGAAAGTGGTAAGAGGGGAATCGTATGATTACTCTGTGGAGGAGTCACTTGCAGAATGAAGAAAGATTGAACCATTATTTCATCTTTGAGAAAGCTCAAGTGAAGTTCACATAAGATGTCCGCATTATATCTTTAAAGATCAAAGGTGAAAGTTTCCAAATGATGTATCAATATTGCCAACTCCAAGGCTGGCCAATTCTCGTTTTCTTTTAACCATGATAATGGAAAAATAGCCAAACTTCTGGAATATTCTAAATTGATTGCTTTAAGTATGTTCTTCTCAGCCAACATTACATAGCCCCTATTCATCGAACAAAATAACATGTAAAAATTATTCTAGATCACCACATAGAGAGTCAAAGCAGAAGAGACCAGAAAGAAAAGTATCAGCTTTTACATACAATGTCACCACCAATCACATGAATATCTGTGTAATCGCGAGTTTTTGTATAGTACTTCACGTCAGCTAGTAGGCACCTAGCAATTTTACTTGATAAATCCAACTGCTTTACAAGATAGGTTTTCCCCTGATTCATATATATGGCACCTTCATAAACCTGTATGAATGCAGACATGAGGGCCCACAAACATAGAAAAAGTGCAGGTATAAACATGTCAAGAATCTAAAGAGCAGGTGTGAATAAAACATAATTCAGAACTTAGAAGTCAAAGCAGAAGAACATATCTCATATATGTGATCAACTGGTCATTATACAAAACATGTTGAGATGTATTATTCATAAGGCTGGATATTTTCATGAATTCATGTTGTACACATTACATTCATTGGTTTTATCACTTCACAAAGAATATAGATAATACCCGTTTATTACACTACAGTAACATAGCAAAAACGAAACCAAATAAACTGGAGATCTGTTCCAACTGCTTATATTATTCTAACTTGCTGCCCAAAAATTACTATTTGGTGATTTTCAAGTGAATTCTTGGGAAGAAACCGCTGAACTTTTGCAATTAATACAAAAGATAGACAAGATTTCAGCATAGTTACTTAATAAACAGTATCTTACCAGCTCAAGGACTGATCTACAGGATATAGATTTAACAAACAGTAATCTACATCTAATCTTAACTCCTATCCTGAACATTTTATGTCTTAGTTCCCTTAATTAAGTTCTAGTGCTTGAATTTTGTTAAAGTTGCATATGTTTTGTGGAACCAAATATAGTAATTGTTGCGTACTATCCgtggatggaaggagtattaggtatttttttcttttcaaatatTTACCCAGTCTCTTTAGGAAAAAATGACtgtatttttcttttcaaataTTTACCCAGTCTCTTTAGGTAAATATGACTAATGGGTATCAAGATCAGGAAAGTAATACACACAAAAATGATTTCTCCATTACCTGAAAGAATGCTTTGCTTTCCTCAATTTCTTCAAGGACTTTATCATTTAGCTTGTCAATTACTTTATATCTCACAGTCTCTATGGCTCTAATACTTACAGCACTTGATGGAGATCTCTGAACAGGAAAATAAGAGGTAGTTAAGATTATGAGTTGGGTAACGAGTTGCGCATTGGATACAGAAGTATGAAGCATTTCCTGACAGTCAATTCGCAGAACATATAGAAAAGCATCCCAGCTTAGTCACATATGTATCACCTCTTGCCCAATGTAGGTCCACATTCTAGCAGCATAATCACGCGACATATCAGTGCTCAGGTTGCCATTGCTTTTAAGTTTCATGACAGCATTCTCTAAGCCAGGACCAAAGTAATCCACGTCGTGAATAAAACTCAATGGAAGTTCAAGAGCAGCACATGACAAGTGCTGCTGCATCACCTGAAAGGGAATACAAGTTGGCAGCCATTTAAGCAATAACCTACAAAATTACCTCTTCCCATCCTTCATAATTGAGATTCCTATAGCATAGTACAAAATGAAGCAAAACTGTGTATGTAAATAAACCTGATCATTATTAGGATCAACATGGCAACATTCAATTGAACCCCTGAAAAGTTTATCTGGAAACTTCATGAAGTACTGATCTAATGGCCCTTCAAATGCAACATATATAGAAAGTGATGGCTTTCCTCTTCTTCCCGACCTTCCAGCTTGTTGCCACATACTAGGTACAAAATGATAAACAAATAACAGGGAACATAAGTAAGCTAGATTGAAACTGATATGATCAACCATGGATTAATTATGTACCTTGCTATGCTACCAGGGAATCCAAGATGTAGTGTGACATCAATTTCTCCTACATCGATGCCTAACTCAAGGGCACTTGTGGCAGCAACACCACATATATTGCCATTGAAGAAATCACTTTCAATTCTTCTCCTGTCCTATTCCCATCAGACAGTTAACAGCAGAAGATACTACTAGGGCTTATCATAACAATTGAAAAACTAGTTGGTCAAACTAAAGCAGGCTCCCAAGTGCATGTAGTTTACGAGTATCAATCTTGTATGTTGAGAATGATTGGACTAAGTTTACCAAAAGAATCCCCATGAATAATACAGCCCACATAACAATGAGGACCCAAGTAAGATGATTCCCATTTAAACATATTGATGCCCATAATTGGGTGTGTAGGAGTACATGTGATTAGGCACCCCCGATATGTTGAATATATTGAATACTCATGAACAAGAAACTGACCTCGGCGACATAGCCCCCACGGTAGGAATATACTTTATTTACTAGATGAGGTGCGGAGTCCTGAAGAATTTCACGCCTTTAtgcaatcaaaataaaataaaaagttataACCCCCATGAAAATTAACTCCAAGCATCTGAAATGTAGATGTTACACCTACGTGTAGCAGAGAACAAGTTCACAAAGTTTGCGTGTTTTACAGAAGGCA
This sequence is a window from Salvia splendens isolate huo1 chromosome 14, SspV2, whole genome shotgun sequence. Protein-coding genes within it:
- the LOC121763748 gene encoding hexosyltransferase GAUT11-like; translated protein: MRRRATDFRRPVRRRLSCWILVLLVLFSIAGFGLFIIQHNHRDVDRVEQPVLEINPRIDRAVHENRNFTEEILSARSYARQLAEQMTLAKAYVIIAKEHNNLHLAWELSTKIRSCQLLLSKAAKREDPITPEEAEPIIKSLSSLIFKAQDAHYDVATTIMTLKSHIQALEERANAATVQSTVFGELAAESIPKNLQCIDIKLTFNWLQDKSIEELANERRNSPRLVDNNLYHFCIFSDNLLAVSVVVNSTISNAEHPKQLVFHIVTNGVKYGAMQAWFLGNDFKGAAIEVQAIEDFTWLNASYSPVVKQLLDADQRKYFFESLPDVSAEHKFRNPKYLSLLNHLRFYIPEIYPQLEKVVFLDDDVVVQKDLTPLFSLDLHGNVNGAVETCLEAFHRYYRYLNFSNPLISAKFDPQACGWAFGMNVFDLVGWRKENVTAKYHYWQERNIDRSLWKLGTLPPGLLALYGLTEPLDRRWHVLGLGYDMNIDNRLIETAAVVHFNGNMKPWLKLSIGRYKTLWEQYSNQSHQYLQECVTS